A stretch of Chitinophaga caeni DNA encodes these proteins:
- the dnaG gene encoding DNA primase, whose protein sequence is MIKQESIQQILSRIDVVEIVGSFVRLKKRGANYLGLCPFHNEKTPSFTVSPSKEIYKCFGCGKSGNAINFLMEHEKYSYVEAIRWLAQKYNVELEETEVSPEIKEKQQLADSLFIINNYARDYFQETLFNSEEGQSVGLSYFEERGFTEETIRKFQLGYCLNTRDTFVHTALAKGYNLEYLQKTGLVTIRNEQPADNYRGRVIFPIHNQSGKILGFGARILGKHDRAPKYINSPENEIYIKSRVLYGTYFARHAIDRQDECLLVEGYTDVVSLHQAGVENVVASSGTSLTQDQLRLIRKYTNNLTILYDGDSAGVKAALRGLDMAVEEGLNVRLVLFPDKEDPDSYVRKIGADAFREFIAENKQDFILFKLHTSLQDAGNDTQKKAQLVNEIAETISKIDKVEDFTKQQDYIRQCSQLLKIDEQGLVQLVNKFIRERISKIESQFKTKEPEAPVDEELKDEAVADALLFNSDEKQERELVKILLRFGDRSFSEEDRNTVADYVFNLPYDFESLADSEIVKKILREYKKVYDEGNIPDKKWFLYHSDQEIAQHTALILEDKEAELSQNWKDRFEIDTVCGDDAYLKDTLSTTNYLVLRKIRKLMQENQSEMELSQKNEDADALLKCMELHQHLKQIERELVQNLGTVIFR, encoded by the coding sequence TTGATTAAGCAAGAGTCCATACAACAGATACTAAGCCGGATTGATGTCGTTGAGATCGTCGGTTCCTTCGTTCGCCTGAAAAAAAGGGGAGCGAATTACCTTGGCTTATGCCCTTTCCATAACGAAAAAACGCCTTCGTTTACCGTATCTCCCAGCAAGGAGATCTATAAATGTTTCGGTTGTGGCAAAAGCGGCAACGCGATCAATTTCCTGATGGAGCATGAGAAATATTCTTATGTTGAAGCCATCCGGTGGTTGGCGCAGAAGTATAATGTTGAACTGGAAGAAACCGAAGTTAGCCCGGAAATAAAGGAGAAGCAACAATTAGCAGACAGCCTTTTCATTATAAATAATTACGCGCGGGATTATTTCCAGGAAACCTTATTTAATTCCGAGGAAGGTCAAAGCGTGGGTTTGAGTTATTTCGAAGAGAGGGGCTTTACCGAGGAAACGATCCGGAAATTCCAGCTCGGGTATTGCTTAAACACCCGGGATACCTTCGTTCATACTGCCCTTGCAAAGGGTTACAACCTGGAATATTTGCAGAAAACAGGCTTGGTAACCATCCGTAACGAGCAACCGGCAGATAATTACCGGGGCAGGGTCATCTTCCCTATCCATAACCAATCGGGCAAGATACTCGGTTTCGGGGCGCGTATTTTAGGGAAGCACGATCGTGCCCCAAAGTACATCAACTCCCCTGAAAACGAGATTTATATCAAGAGCCGCGTGTTATACGGCACCTACTTTGCACGGCACGCGATCGATCGGCAAGATGAGTGCTTACTGGTGGAAGGTTATACCGATGTTGTTTCTTTACATCAAGCCGGGGTTGAAAACGTGGTGGCCAGCAGCGGTACTTCATTAACGCAGGACCAATTACGCTTAATCAGGAAATATACTAACAACCTCACCATTTTATACGATGGTGATAGCGCCGGTGTTAAAGCCGCGTTGAGGGGCTTAGATATGGCCGTGGAGGAAGGTTTGAACGTAAGGTTGGTGCTGTTTCCGGATAAAGAAGATCCGGATAGTTATGTCAGGAAAATCGGGGCCGATGCATTCCGGGAATTTATTGCCGAAAATAAGCAGGACTTTATCCTCTTCAAGCTTCATACTTCCTTGCAAGATGCCGGGAATGATACACAAAAAAAGGCACAGCTCGTTAATGAAATCGCGGAAACGATTTCAAAAATTGATAAGGTCGAGGATTTCACCAAGCAGCAGGATTACATCCGTCAATGCAGCCAGCTACTCAAAATTGATGAGCAGGGTTTGGTTCAACTGGTCAATAAATTCATCCGCGAACGCATCAGCAAAATAGAATCCCAATTTAAAACTAAAGAGCCGGAAGCCCCCGTAGATGAAGAACTAAAGGACGAAGCGGTAGCTGATGCCCTGTTATTTAACTCCGATGAGAAACAGGAAAGGGAACTCGTTAAAATATTATTGCGGTTCGGTGATAGAAGTTTCAGCGAAGAAGACCGCAACACGGTAGCCGATTATGTTTTCAACCTACCTTACGATTTTGAGTCGCTGGCTGATAGCGAAATCGTTAAAAAAATTCTGAGGGAATATAAAAAGGTGTACGATGAAGGGAATATCCCGGATAAGAAATGGTTTTTATACCATTCCGATCAAGAGATCGCGCAGCATACTGCTTTAATTTTAGAAGATAAAGAAGCGGAACTTAGCCAAAACTGGAAAGATCGTTTCGAGATCGATACCGTTTGTGGCGATGATGCTTACTTGAAAGATACCCTTTCTACTACCAACTACCTCGTACTGCGGAAAATCCGCAAGCTGATGCAAGAAAACCAGTCAGAGATGGAGTTATCTCAAAAAAATGAAGATGCTGACGCCTTGCTAAAATGCATGGAGCTACATCAGCACCTAAAACAAATTGAACGGGAACTCGTACAAAATTTAGGTACGGTTATCTTCAGGTAG